In the genome of Notamacropus eugenii isolate mMacEug1 chromosome 5, mMacEug1.pri_v2, whole genome shotgun sequence, one region contains:
- the FHIP1B gene encoding FHF complex subunit HOOK-interacting protein 1B isoform X1 has product MGRRVAPDDVKSVRRKAVPERGDVGGRPPSAPRGGARAEATGQLWRRPESAGGGGGGDYGVRTGSAAAREWSGESDVCLCHHGGLWIPPNWMKRVGATSGGSPQLANPRSEVPGIPASPPFYPMEKMSWLSKLAPRGPGHRAPRTTSLQAPVTADPETCLMVFKNHWSQVVRILERRAPQAAPGGSDDLSAVHNHMYQMLTLLVEDRATPSAPTAPGPLLEFALHEDLLARVLAWQLQWDGPGDGVGAEERRAEQLKLFEMLVSEARQPLLHHRPVREALLTLLEACGPPTSPALDAGLVLLLSQLCVCVAREPALLELFLQPPPEPGAAPRLLLFSRLVPFVHREGTLGQQARDALLLLMALSAGSPTVGQYIADHSYFCPVLATGLSALYSSLPRKIEVRGDDWHCLRREDWLGVPALALFMSSLEFCNAVIQVAHPMVQKQLVDYIHNGFLVPVMGPALHKSSVEEMIASTAYLELFLRSVSEPALLRTFLRFLLLHRHDAHTILDTLVSRISSNSRLCMVSLSLFRTLLNLNCEDVVLQLVLRYLVPCNHVMLSQKRAVRDLDLYGRAADKFLSLIPRCCRHRPPSPPHLEQTSWARGPGSPNLDSSSVVTVTRPSTPSRLALFLRQQSLGGTEPPSPAPRSPSLAPSPASSPGHRPGSVEEPGELEDNYLEYLREARHCVDHCVHACRSWSAPYDGEQPPADPSPVDPGSGPIGPRTKKRSLQPEEEDGEDGGEGEEEELGGGGHGGARMLSLGEGEGSGLLTSLQINGALGPWPEGVKKVRRGPGEGVGEQKGGIGGLVGLEGFGRELRELEVALSNGGAGPDSRHESPLLPEEEEAAYESFSCPPEPLGPLLSSPLRIPSQLPSQPFTGPFMAVLFAKLENMLQNSLYVNFLLTGLVAQLACYPQPLLRSFLLNTNMVFQPSVKSLLQVLGSVKNKIENFAASQEDFPALLSKAKKYLIARGKLDWAEGPGTGAVPRRPDTLVKARKPSLGELLLRHAHSPTRSRQAAQVVPQLGREGPGPALGLGGSLGSHSALGTSPLPLRSSPAERQGEALRIKNAVYCAVVFPEFLKELAAISQAHAVTSPFLLEAFEEGPRTPARPNPEP; this is encoded by the exons TCTGATGTATGtctgtgccaccatggaggattGTGGATCCCTCCAAACTGGATGAAGCGAGTGGGAGCCACAAGTGGAGGGAGCCCTCAGTTGGCAAACCCCAGGAGTGAGGTCCCTGGGATCCCAGCCAGCCCACCCTTCTACCCCATGGAGAAGATGAGTTGGCTGAGCAAACTGGCCCCTCGAGGCCCTGGACACCGTGCCCCCCGCACTACCAGTCTACAAGCTCCTGTTACTGCTGATCCAGAGACTTGCCTCATGGTCTTCAAGAACCACTGGTCTCAG GTAGTCAGGATCCTAGAGCGGAGGGCCCCACAAGCAGCCCCTGGAGGATCAGATGACCTCAGTGCTGTGCACAATCACATGTACCAGATGTTGACACTGCTGGTGGAGGACCGTGCGACCCCCTCAGCTCCCACAGCCCCAGGACCCCTTCTGGAGTTTGCCCTTCATGAGGACCTTCTAGCAAGGGTTCTGGCCTGGCAGCTGCAGTGGGATGGGCCTGGGGATGGGGTAGGGGCTGAGGAAAGGCGGGCTGAGCAGCTGAAGCTGTTCGAAATGCTAGTGAGTGAGGCCCGGCAGCCGCTACTGCATCACCGGCCAGTTCGAGAGGCCTTGCTGACTTTGCTGGAAGCTTGTGGTCCTCCCACTAGTCCTGCACTGGATGCTGGCCTCGTACTCTTGCTTAgccagctgtgtgtgtgtgtggctcgGGAGCCAGCACTACTTGAGCTCTTCTTACAGCCTCCTCCTGAGCCAGGAGCTGCACCTCGCCTGCTGCTCTTCTCCCGCCTTGTCCCTTTTGTGCACCGTGAAGGGACTCTGGGTCAGCAAGCCCGAGATGCTCTGCTGCTACTCATGGCACTGTCGGCTGGCAGCCCCACTGTGGGCCAATACATCGCTGACCACTCCTACTTCTGCCCG GTGCTGGCTACAGGACTGAGTGCTCTGTACTCATCTTTACCCCGAAAGATAGAGGTTCGAGGGGATGACTGGCACTGCCTGAGGCGGGAAGACTGGCTGGGTGTGCCAGCCCTTGCACTCTTTATGAGCTCCCTGGAGTTCTGCAATGCTGTCATTCAG GTGGCTCACCCAATGGTTCAGAAGCAGCTGGTCGATTACATTCACAATGGGTTCCTGGTGCCCGTTATGGGCCCCGCCTTGCACAAG agcTCTGTGGAGGAGATGATTGCCAGCACAGCGTACCTGGAGCTATTCCTTCGCAGCGTATCCGAACCTGCCCTACTCCGAACCTTCCTGCGCTTCCTGCTGCTCCACCGGCATGATGCTCACACCATCCTTGACACCCTCGTCTCACGAATCAGCAGTAACTCACGG CTCTGCATGGTCTCCTTGAGCCTCTTCAGGACTCTTCTGAACCTCAACTGTGAGGATGTGGTGCTGCAGCTGGTGCTTAG gtATCTGGTCCCATGTAATCATGTCATGTTGAGCCAGAAGCGAGCTGTACGTGACCTGGACCTTTATGGACGGGCAGCTGACAAGTTTCTGTCCTTGATCCCTCGCTGTTGTCGGCATCGTCCTCCAAGTCCACCTCACCTGGAGCAGACTTCCTGGGCTCGAG GCCCTGGCAGCCCCAATTTAGATTCGTCATCAGTGGTGACAGTAACCAGGCCCTCCACACCATCTCGCCTTGCTCTTTTCCTTCGGCAGCAGAGCCTGGGTGGCACTGAGCCCCCCAGCCCCGCTCCTCGCTCTCCCAGCCTGGCCCCATCACCGGCCTCCAGCCCTGGCCATCGGCCTGGCTCTGTGGAGGAGCCAGGTGAACTGGAGGACAACTACCTAGAGTATCTTCGGGAGGCTCGGCACTGTGTGGACCATTGTGTTCATGCCTGCCGTTCCTGGTCTGCTCCCTATGATGGGGAGCAGCCCCCTGCTGACCCTAGCCCTGTGGACCCCGGCTCTGGCCCCATTGGCCCTCGGACTAAGAAACGGAGCCTACAGCCagaggaagaggatggagaggatgggggggagggggaggaagaagagctAGGAGGTGGGGGCCATGGGGGAGCCCGGATGTTGTctctgggggagggagagggctcTGGCCTGCTGACCTCCCTCCAGATCAATGGAGCACTAGGGCCTTGGCCTGAGGGGGTCAAGAAGGTGCGTCGGGGGCCAGGTGAAGGAGTAGGGGAACAGAAGGGGGGGATTGGAGGGTTGGTTGGATTGGAGGGCTTTGGGAGGGAACTAAGAGAGTTGGAGGTGGCACTGAGTAATGGGGGTGCTGGGCCAGATTCCCGGCACGAATCCCCATTGCTACCTGAAGAGGAGGAAGCAGCCTATGAGAGCTTCAGCTGCCCGCCTGAGCCCCTTGGCCCCCTCCTCAGCAGCCCTCTTCGGATTCCCAGTCAGTTGCCCAGCCAACCCTTCACAG GCCCCTTCATGGCTGTGCTCTTTGCCAAACTGGAGAATATGCTGCAGAATTCACTTTATGTAAACTTCTTGCTGACGGGGCTCGTGGCCCAATTGGCCTGTTATCCCCAGCCCTTGCTTCGTTCCTTCCTGCTCAACACCAACATGGTCTTCCAGCCCAGTGTCAAGTCCCTTCTTCAG GTGCTGGGCTCAGTGAAGAACAAGATTGAGAACTTTGCAGCCTCCCAGGAGGACTTTCCAGCATTACTCTCCAAAGCCAAGAAGTACCTCATTGCCCGGGGCAAGCTGGACTGGGCTGAGGGTCCtgggactggagctgtcccacgACGCCCAGATACCCTTG TGAAGGCCCGGAAGCCATCCTTGGGAGAGCTGCTCCTTCGTCACGCACACAGCCCAACACGATCCCGGCAGGCAGCCCAAGTAGTTCCACAACTGGGTCGTGAAGGCCCTGGTCCGGCTCTGGGCCTTGGTGGAAGTTTGGGTTCCCATTCAGCCTTGGGGACCTCACCCTTACCCCTCCGGAGTAGCCCTGCTGAGCGTCAGGGTGAGGCTTTGCGCATCAAGAATGCTGTCTATTGTGCGGTGGTCTTCCCCGAGTTCCTCAAGGAGCTGGCAGCCATTTCCCAGGCCCATGCAGtcacctctccctttctgctGGAGGCCTTTGAAGAAGGGCCCAGGACCCCTGCCAGGCCCAACCCTGAACCCTAG
- the FHIP1B gene encoding FHF complex subunit HOOK-interacting protein 1B isoform X2, which translates to MGRRVAPDDVKSVRRKAVPERGDVGGRPPSAPRGGARAEATGQLWRRPESAGGGGGGDYGVRTGSAAAREWSGESDVCLCHHGGLWIPPNWMKRVGATSGGSPQLANPRSEVPGIPASPPFYPMEKMSWLSKLAPRGPGHRAPRTTSLQAPVTADPETCLMVFKNHWSQVVRILERRAPQAAPGGSDDLSAVHNHMYQMLTLLVEDRATPSAPTAPGPLLEFALHEDLLARVLAWQLQWDGPGDGVGAEERRAEQLKLFEMLVSEARQPLLHHRPVREALLTLLEACGPPTSPALDAGLVLLLSQLCVCVAREPALLELFLQPPPEPGAAPRLLLFSRLVPFVHREGTLGQQARDALLLLMALSAGSPTVGQYIADHSYFCPVLATGLSALYSSLPRKIEVRGDDWHCLRREDWLGVPALALFMSSLEFCNAVIQVAHPMVQKQLVDYIHNGFLVPVMGPALHKLCMVSLSLFRTLLNLNCEDVVLQLVLRYLVPCNHVMLSQKRAVRDLDLYGRAADKFLSLIPRCCRHRPPSPPHLEQTSWARGPGSPNLDSSSVVTVTRPSTPSRLALFLRQQSLGGTEPPSPAPRSPSLAPSPASSPGHRPGSVEEPGELEDNYLEYLREARHCVDHCVHACRSWSAPYDGEQPPADPSPVDPGSGPIGPRTKKRSLQPEEEDGEDGGEGEEEELGGGGHGGARMLSLGEGEGSGLLTSLQINGALGPWPEGVKKVRRGPGEGVGEQKGGIGGLVGLEGFGRELRELEVALSNGGAGPDSRHESPLLPEEEEAAYESFSCPPEPLGPLLSSPLRIPSQLPSQPFTGPFMAVLFAKLENMLQNSLYVNFLLTGLVAQLACYPQPLLRSFLLNTNMVFQPSVKSLLQVLGSVKNKIENFAASQEDFPALLSKAKKYLIARGKLDWAEGPGTGAVPRRPDTLVKARKPSLGELLLRHAHSPTRSRQAAQVVPQLGREGPGPALGLGGSLGSHSALGTSPLPLRSSPAERQGEALRIKNAVYCAVVFPEFLKELAAISQAHAVTSPFLLEAFEEGPRTPARPNPEP; encoded by the exons TCTGATGTATGtctgtgccaccatggaggattGTGGATCCCTCCAAACTGGATGAAGCGAGTGGGAGCCACAAGTGGAGGGAGCCCTCAGTTGGCAAACCCCAGGAGTGAGGTCCCTGGGATCCCAGCCAGCCCACCCTTCTACCCCATGGAGAAGATGAGTTGGCTGAGCAAACTGGCCCCTCGAGGCCCTGGACACCGTGCCCCCCGCACTACCAGTCTACAAGCTCCTGTTACTGCTGATCCAGAGACTTGCCTCATGGTCTTCAAGAACCACTGGTCTCAG GTAGTCAGGATCCTAGAGCGGAGGGCCCCACAAGCAGCCCCTGGAGGATCAGATGACCTCAGTGCTGTGCACAATCACATGTACCAGATGTTGACACTGCTGGTGGAGGACCGTGCGACCCCCTCAGCTCCCACAGCCCCAGGACCCCTTCTGGAGTTTGCCCTTCATGAGGACCTTCTAGCAAGGGTTCTGGCCTGGCAGCTGCAGTGGGATGGGCCTGGGGATGGGGTAGGGGCTGAGGAAAGGCGGGCTGAGCAGCTGAAGCTGTTCGAAATGCTAGTGAGTGAGGCCCGGCAGCCGCTACTGCATCACCGGCCAGTTCGAGAGGCCTTGCTGACTTTGCTGGAAGCTTGTGGTCCTCCCACTAGTCCTGCACTGGATGCTGGCCTCGTACTCTTGCTTAgccagctgtgtgtgtgtgtggctcgGGAGCCAGCACTACTTGAGCTCTTCTTACAGCCTCCTCCTGAGCCAGGAGCTGCACCTCGCCTGCTGCTCTTCTCCCGCCTTGTCCCTTTTGTGCACCGTGAAGGGACTCTGGGTCAGCAAGCCCGAGATGCTCTGCTGCTACTCATGGCACTGTCGGCTGGCAGCCCCACTGTGGGCCAATACATCGCTGACCACTCCTACTTCTGCCCG GTGCTGGCTACAGGACTGAGTGCTCTGTACTCATCTTTACCCCGAAAGATAGAGGTTCGAGGGGATGACTGGCACTGCCTGAGGCGGGAAGACTGGCTGGGTGTGCCAGCCCTTGCACTCTTTATGAGCTCCCTGGAGTTCTGCAATGCTGTCATTCAG GTGGCTCACCCAATGGTTCAGAAGCAGCTGGTCGATTACATTCACAATGGGTTCCTGGTGCCCGTTATGGGCCCCGCCTTGCACAAG CTCTGCATGGTCTCCTTGAGCCTCTTCAGGACTCTTCTGAACCTCAACTGTGAGGATGTGGTGCTGCAGCTGGTGCTTAG gtATCTGGTCCCATGTAATCATGTCATGTTGAGCCAGAAGCGAGCTGTACGTGACCTGGACCTTTATGGACGGGCAGCTGACAAGTTTCTGTCCTTGATCCCTCGCTGTTGTCGGCATCGTCCTCCAAGTCCACCTCACCTGGAGCAGACTTCCTGGGCTCGAG GCCCTGGCAGCCCCAATTTAGATTCGTCATCAGTGGTGACAGTAACCAGGCCCTCCACACCATCTCGCCTTGCTCTTTTCCTTCGGCAGCAGAGCCTGGGTGGCACTGAGCCCCCCAGCCCCGCTCCTCGCTCTCCCAGCCTGGCCCCATCACCGGCCTCCAGCCCTGGCCATCGGCCTGGCTCTGTGGAGGAGCCAGGTGAACTGGAGGACAACTACCTAGAGTATCTTCGGGAGGCTCGGCACTGTGTGGACCATTGTGTTCATGCCTGCCGTTCCTGGTCTGCTCCCTATGATGGGGAGCAGCCCCCTGCTGACCCTAGCCCTGTGGACCCCGGCTCTGGCCCCATTGGCCCTCGGACTAAGAAACGGAGCCTACAGCCagaggaagaggatggagaggatgggggggagggggaggaagaagagctAGGAGGTGGGGGCCATGGGGGAGCCCGGATGTTGTctctgggggagggagagggctcTGGCCTGCTGACCTCCCTCCAGATCAATGGAGCACTAGGGCCTTGGCCTGAGGGGGTCAAGAAGGTGCGTCGGGGGCCAGGTGAAGGAGTAGGGGAACAGAAGGGGGGGATTGGAGGGTTGGTTGGATTGGAGGGCTTTGGGAGGGAACTAAGAGAGTTGGAGGTGGCACTGAGTAATGGGGGTGCTGGGCCAGATTCCCGGCACGAATCCCCATTGCTACCTGAAGAGGAGGAAGCAGCCTATGAGAGCTTCAGCTGCCCGCCTGAGCCCCTTGGCCCCCTCCTCAGCAGCCCTCTTCGGATTCCCAGTCAGTTGCCCAGCCAACCCTTCACAG GCCCCTTCATGGCTGTGCTCTTTGCCAAACTGGAGAATATGCTGCAGAATTCACTTTATGTAAACTTCTTGCTGACGGGGCTCGTGGCCCAATTGGCCTGTTATCCCCAGCCCTTGCTTCGTTCCTTCCTGCTCAACACCAACATGGTCTTCCAGCCCAGTGTCAAGTCCCTTCTTCAG GTGCTGGGCTCAGTGAAGAACAAGATTGAGAACTTTGCAGCCTCCCAGGAGGACTTTCCAGCATTACTCTCCAAAGCCAAGAAGTACCTCATTGCCCGGGGCAAGCTGGACTGGGCTGAGGGTCCtgggactggagctgtcccacgACGCCCAGATACCCTTG TGAAGGCCCGGAAGCCATCCTTGGGAGAGCTGCTCCTTCGTCACGCACACAGCCCAACACGATCCCGGCAGGCAGCCCAAGTAGTTCCACAACTGGGTCGTGAAGGCCCTGGTCCGGCTCTGGGCCTTGGTGGAAGTTTGGGTTCCCATTCAGCCTTGGGGACCTCACCCTTACCCCTCCGGAGTAGCCCTGCTGAGCGTCAGGGTGAGGCTTTGCGCATCAAGAATGCTGTCTATTGTGCGGTGGTCTTCCCCGAGTTCCTCAAGGAGCTGGCAGCCATTTCCCAGGCCCATGCAGtcacctctccctttctgctGGAGGCCTTTGAAGAAGGGCCCAGGACCCCTGCCAGGCCCAACCCTGAACCCTAG
- the FHIP1B gene encoding FHF complex subunit HOOK-interacting protein 1B isoform X3 — MGRRVAPDDVKSVRRKAVPERGDVGGRPPSAPRGGARAEATGQLWRRPESAGGGGGGDYGVRTGSAAAREWSGESDVCLCHHGGLWIPPNWMKRVGATSGGSPQLANPRSEVPGIPASPPFYPMEKMSWLSKLAPRGPGHRAPRTTSLQAPVTADPETCLMVFKNHWSQVVRILERRAPQAAPGGSDDLSAVHNHMYQMLTLLVEDRATPSAPTAPGPLLEFALHEDLLARVLAWQLQWDGPGDGVGAEERRAEQLKLFEMLVSEARQPLLHHRPVREALLTLLEACGPPTSPALDAGLVLLLSQLCVCVAREPALLELFLQPPPEPGAAPRLLLFSRLVPFVHREGTLGQQARDALLLLMALSAGSPTVGQYIADHSYFCPVLATGLSALYSSLPRKIEVRGDDWHCLRREDWLGVPALALFMSSLEFCNAVIQLCMVSLSLFRTLLNLNCEDVVLQLVLRYLVPCNHVMLSQKRAVRDLDLYGRAADKFLSLIPRCCRHRPPSPPHLEQTSWARGPGSPNLDSSSVVTVTRPSTPSRLALFLRQQSLGGTEPPSPAPRSPSLAPSPASSPGHRPGSVEEPGELEDNYLEYLREARHCVDHCVHACRSWSAPYDGEQPPADPSPVDPGSGPIGPRTKKRSLQPEEEDGEDGGEGEEEELGGGGHGGARMLSLGEGEGSGLLTSLQINGALGPWPEGVKKVRRGPGEGVGEQKGGIGGLVGLEGFGRELRELEVALSNGGAGPDSRHESPLLPEEEEAAYESFSCPPEPLGPLLSSPLRIPSQLPSQPFTGPFMAVLFAKLENMLQNSLYVNFLLTGLVAQLACYPQPLLRSFLLNTNMVFQPSVKSLLQVLGSVKNKIENFAASQEDFPALLSKAKKYLIARGKLDWAEGPGTGAVPRRPDTLVKARKPSLGELLLRHAHSPTRSRQAAQVVPQLGREGPGPALGLGGSLGSHSALGTSPLPLRSSPAERQGEALRIKNAVYCAVVFPEFLKELAAISQAHAVTSPFLLEAFEEGPRTPARPNPEP; from the exons TCTGATGTATGtctgtgccaccatggaggattGTGGATCCCTCCAAACTGGATGAAGCGAGTGGGAGCCACAAGTGGAGGGAGCCCTCAGTTGGCAAACCCCAGGAGTGAGGTCCCTGGGATCCCAGCCAGCCCACCCTTCTACCCCATGGAGAAGATGAGTTGGCTGAGCAAACTGGCCCCTCGAGGCCCTGGACACCGTGCCCCCCGCACTACCAGTCTACAAGCTCCTGTTACTGCTGATCCAGAGACTTGCCTCATGGTCTTCAAGAACCACTGGTCTCAG GTAGTCAGGATCCTAGAGCGGAGGGCCCCACAAGCAGCCCCTGGAGGATCAGATGACCTCAGTGCTGTGCACAATCACATGTACCAGATGTTGACACTGCTGGTGGAGGACCGTGCGACCCCCTCAGCTCCCACAGCCCCAGGACCCCTTCTGGAGTTTGCCCTTCATGAGGACCTTCTAGCAAGGGTTCTGGCCTGGCAGCTGCAGTGGGATGGGCCTGGGGATGGGGTAGGGGCTGAGGAAAGGCGGGCTGAGCAGCTGAAGCTGTTCGAAATGCTAGTGAGTGAGGCCCGGCAGCCGCTACTGCATCACCGGCCAGTTCGAGAGGCCTTGCTGACTTTGCTGGAAGCTTGTGGTCCTCCCACTAGTCCTGCACTGGATGCTGGCCTCGTACTCTTGCTTAgccagctgtgtgtgtgtgtggctcgGGAGCCAGCACTACTTGAGCTCTTCTTACAGCCTCCTCCTGAGCCAGGAGCTGCACCTCGCCTGCTGCTCTTCTCCCGCCTTGTCCCTTTTGTGCACCGTGAAGGGACTCTGGGTCAGCAAGCCCGAGATGCTCTGCTGCTACTCATGGCACTGTCGGCTGGCAGCCCCACTGTGGGCCAATACATCGCTGACCACTCCTACTTCTGCCCG GTGCTGGCTACAGGACTGAGTGCTCTGTACTCATCTTTACCCCGAAAGATAGAGGTTCGAGGGGATGACTGGCACTGCCTGAGGCGGGAAGACTGGCTGGGTGTGCCAGCCCTTGCACTCTTTATGAGCTCCCTGGAGTTCTGCAATGCTGTCATTCAG CTCTGCATGGTCTCCTTGAGCCTCTTCAGGACTCTTCTGAACCTCAACTGTGAGGATGTGGTGCTGCAGCTGGTGCTTAG gtATCTGGTCCCATGTAATCATGTCATGTTGAGCCAGAAGCGAGCTGTACGTGACCTGGACCTTTATGGACGGGCAGCTGACAAGTTTCTGTCCTTGATCCCTCGCTGTTGTCGGCATCGTCCTCCAAGTCCACCTCACCTGGAGCAGACTTCCTGGGCTCGAG GCCCTGGCAGCCCCAATTTAGATTCGTCATCAGTGGTGACAGTAACCAGGCCCTCCACACCATCTCGCCTTGCTCTTTTCCTTCGGCAGCAGAGCCTGGGTGGCACTGAGCCCCCCAGCCCCGCTCCTCGCTCTCCCAGCCTGGCCCCATCACCGGCCTCCAGCCCTGGCCATCGGCCTGGCTCTGTGGAGGAGCCAGGTGAACTGGAGGACAACTACCTAGAGTATCTTCGGGAGGCTCGGCACTGTGTGGACCATTGTGTTCATGCCTGCCGTTCCTGGTCTGCTCCCTATGATGGGGAGCAGCCCCCTGCTGACCCTAGCCCTGTGGACCCCGGCTCTGGCCCCATTGGCCCTCGGACTAAGAAACGGAGCCTACAGCCagaggaagaggatggagaggatgggggggagggggaggaagaagagctAGGAGGTGGGGGCCATGGGGGAGCCCGGATGTTGTctctgggggagggagagggctcTGGCCTGCTGACCTCCCTCCAGATCAATGGAGCACTAGGGCCTTGGCCTGAGGGGGTCAAGAAGGTGCGTCGGGGGCCAGGTGAAGGAGTAGGGGAACAGAAGGGGGGGATTGGAGGGTTGGTTGGATTGGAGGGCTTTGGGAGGGAACTAAGAGAGTTGGAGGTGGCACTGAGTAATGGGGGTGCTGGGCCAGATTCCCGGCACGAATCCCCATTGCTACCTGAAGAGGAGGAAGCAGCCTATGAGAGCTTCAGCTGCCCGCCTGAGCCCCTTGGCCCCCTCCTCAGCAGCCCTCTTCGGATTCCCAGTCAGTTGCCCAGCCAACCCTTCACAG GCCCCTTCATGGCTGTGCTCTTTGCCAAACTGGAGAATATGCTGCAGAATTCACTTTATGTAAACTTCTTGCTGACGGGGCTCGTGGCCCAATTGGCCTGTTATCCCCAGCCCTTGCTTCGTTCCTTCCTGCTCAACACCAACATGGTCTTCCAGCCCAGTGTCAAGTCCCTTCTTCAG GTGCTGGGCTCAGTGAAGAACAAGATTGAGAACTTTGCAGCCTCCCAGGAGGACTTTCCAGCATTACTCTCCAAAGCCAAGAAGTACCTCATTGCCCGGGGCAAGCTGGACTGGGCTGAGGGTCCtgggactggagctgtcccacgACGCCCAGATACCCTTG TGAAGGCCCGGAAGCCATCCTTGGGAGAGCTGCTCCTTCGTCACGCACACAGCCCAACACGATCCCGGCAGGCAGCCCAAGTAGTTCCACAACTGGGTCGTGAAGGCCCTGGTCCGGCTCTGGGCCTTGGTGGAAGTTTGGGTTCCCATTCAGCCTTGGGGACCTCACCCTTACCCCTCCGGAGTAGCCCTGCTGAGCGTCAGGGTGAGGCTTTGCGCATCAAGAATGCTGTCTATTGTGCGGTGGTCTTCCCCGAGTTCCTCAAGGAGCTGGCAGCCATTTCCCAGGCCCATGCAGtcacctctccctttctgctGGAGGCCTTTGAAGAAGGGCCCAGGACCCCTGCCAGGCCCAACCCTGAACCCTAG